Proteins encoded by one window of Camelus bactrianus isolate YW-2024 breed Bactrian camel chromosome 9, ASM4877302v1, whole genome shotgun sequence:
- the CIC gene encoding protein capicua homolog isoform X1: MKPMKKACAGLPGSGSGGKSPPATRAKALRRRGAGEGDKPEEEDDDAQQQQPGPEEAEEGEEEEAERGPGAEGLPPELHPHDPAPGPAEEPKVEGEAGRWEPSLSRKTATFKSRAPKKKYVEEHGAGSGSSSGAAGAPEEQARTPEEASALGVPPRPPTSTRSSSTDTASEHSADLEDEPAEACGPGPWPPGSTSVGYDLRQLRSQRVLARRGDGLFLPAVVRQVRRSQDLGVQFPGDRALTFYEGAPGGGVDVVLDATPPPGALVVGTAVCTCVEPGMAAYREGVVVEVATKPAAYKVRFSSQPGPVATLPQPPQPPHREPEEAVWVARSSLRLLRPPWDPEALPRKPSTGPEEEQAEPGAALPPCPAALDPKQPEDAEVSKISFGGNLGACEEGEEKHPPALGTPALLPLPPPQLLSPPPKSPAFAGPGRPGEQPSPCQEGSQGGSRSSSVASLEKGTAPAARARTPLTAAQQKYKKGDVVCTPNGIRKKFNGKQWRRLCSRDGCMKESQRRGYCSRHLSMRTKEMEGLADSGPGGAGRPAGVAAREGSTEFDWGDETSRDSEASSVAARGDSRPRLVAPADLSRFEFDECEAAVMLVSLGSSRSGTPSFSPVSTQSPFSPAPSPSPSPLFGFRPANFSPINASPVIQRTAVRSRHLSASTPKAGVLTPPDLGPHPPPPAPRERHSSGILPTFQTNLTFTVPISPGRRKTELLPHPGALGASGSGGGGAAPDFPKSDSLDSGVDSVSHTPTPSTPAGFRAVSPAVPFSRSRQPSPLLLLPPPAGLTSDPGPSVRRVPAVQRDSPVIVRNPDVPLPSKFPGEVGAASEARAGGPGRGCRETPVPPGVASGKPGLPPPLPAPVPITVPPAAPTAVAQPMPTFGLASSPFQPVAFHPSPAALLPVLVPSSYTSHPAPKKEVIMGRPGTVWTNVEPRSVAVFPWHSLVPFLAPSQPDPSVQPSEAQQPASHPVASNQSKEPAESAAVAHEQPPGGTGNADPGRPPGATCPESPGPGPPHSLGVVEPGKGPPPTTEEEAPGPPGEPRLDSETESDHDDAFLSIMSPEIQLPLPPGKRRTQSLSALPKERDSSSEKDGRSPNKREKDHIRRPMNAFMIFSKRHRALVHQRHPNQDNRTVSKILGEWWYALGPKEKQKYHDLAFQVKEAHFKAHPDWKWCNKDRKKSSSEAKPTSLGLAGGHKETRERSMSETGTAAAPGVSSELLSVTAQTLLSSDTKAPGSGSCGAERLHTVGAPGSARPRAFSHSGVHSLDGGEVDSQALQELTQMVSGPASYSGPKPSTQYGAPGPFAAPSEGGTLAASGRPPLLPTRASRSQRAASEDMTSDEERMVICEEEGDDDVIADDGFSTTDIDLKCKERVTDSESGDSSGEDPEGSKGFGRKVFSPVIRSSFTHCRPSLDPEPPGPPDPPGAFGKGYGPTPSSSSSSPASSSASAATSFQLGSGTFKAQESGQGSTTGPLRPPPPGAGGPATPSKATRFLPTDPATFRRKRPESVGGLDPPGPSVIAAPPSGGGSVLQTLVLPSNKEEREASGARMPSAPAPPLAYGAPAAPLSRPAATMVTNVVRPVSSTPVPIASKPFPSSARAEASPNDTAGGRTETVTGSRAPGGSPLGVSLVYSDKKSGATTSTAPHLVAGPLLGTVGKAPATVTNLLVGTPGYGAPAPPAVQFIAQGGPGSGAAAGSGAGAGSGPNGPVPLGILQPGPLSKAGGITQVQYILPTLPQQLQVAPAPAPGTKAVAPSGPAPTTSIRFTLPPGTSTNGKVLAATAPTPGIPILQSVPSAPPPKAQSVSPVQAPPPGGSAQLLPGKVLVPLATPSMSVRGGGAGQPLPLVSPPFSVPVQNGAQPPSKIIQLTPVPVSTPSGLVPPLSPASLPGPTSQPQKVLLPSSTRITYVQSASGHALPLGTSPASSQAGTVTSYGPTSSVALGFTSLGPSGPAFVQPLLSGQAPLLAPGQVGVSPVPSPQLPPSCTAPSGPVITAFYPGSPIPTSSASLAQPSQAPPGLVYTVATSTTPPAATILPKGPSAPATATPAPTSPFPSATAGSMTYSLVAPKAQRPTPKAPQKVKAAIASIPVGSFEAGAPGRPGPAPRQPLEPGPAREPSASESELEGQPTTPAPPLPPETWVPPARSSPPPPPPAEERTSSKGPETMSLSQASKFPSSSSDWRVPGLGLENRGEPPTPPSPAPAPASAPGSSSGSSEGSSGRAAGDTPERKEAASTGKKVKVRPPPLKKTFDSVDNRVLSEVDFEERFAELPEFRPEEVLPSPTLQSLATSPRAILGSYRKKRKNSTDLDSAPEDPTSPKRKMRRRSSCSSEPNTPKSAKCEGDIFTFDRTGAGTEAEDVLGELEYEKVPYSSLRRTLDQRRALVMQLFQDHGFFPSAQATAAFQARYADIFPSKVCLQLKIREVRQKIMQAATPTEQPPGAEAPLPGPPPTGTAAAPVPTPSPAGGPDPTSPGSDSGTTPAAPPLPPPPEPGPGQPGWEGPPQPSPPPSGPSTAATGR, translated from the exons ATGAAGCCAATGAAGAAGGCTTGTGCTGGCCTCCCCGGTTCTGGCAGCGGTGGCAAGTCCCCACCAGCCACTAGGGCCAAGGCCCTGAGGCGgcgaggggctggggagggcgaCAAGCCAGAGGAGGAAGACGATgacgcgcagcagcagcagccagggcCAGAAGAGGCtgaggagggtgaggaggaggaggctgagcggggccctggggctgaggggctgCCCCCAGAGCTGCATCCCCAtgacccagccccaggcccagctgaGGAACCCAaggtggagggggaggcaggcCGCTGGGAGCCCTCACTCAGCCGAAAGACGGCCACATTCAAGTCACGAGCGCCCAAGAAGAAGTATGTGGAGGAGCATGGGGctggcagtggcagcagcagtgggGCAGCTGGTGCCCCTGAAGAGCAGGCACGGACCCCCGAGGAGGCCAGTGCCCTGGGTGTGCCTCCACGGCCACCCACTTCCACCCGCTCCTCCTCCACTGACACAGCCAGCGAGCACTCAGCTGACCTGGAGGATGAGCCGGCTGAAGCTTGTGGTCCAGGCCCCTGGCCCCCTGGCAGCACCAGTGTTGGCTATGACCTGCGGCAGCTGCGGTCCCAGCGAGTGCTGGCTCGGCGTGGGGATGGCCTCTTCCTGCCGGCTGTGGTGCGCCAGGTGCGCCGAAGCCAGGACCTGGGTGTGCAGTTCCCTGGGGACCGGGCCCTGACTTTTTACGAGGGAGCACCCGGCGGTGGTGTGGATGTGGTTTTGGATGCCACACCACCGCCAGGTGCACTGGTGGTTGGTACAGCTGTCTGTACCTGTGTGGAGCCTGGTATGGCTGCCTACCGTGAGggtgtggtggtggaggtggccaCCAAGCCAGCTGCCTACAAGGTCCGCTTCAGCTCCCAGCCAGGCCCAGTAGCCACCCTACCACAGCCACCACAGCCACCACACCGTGAGCCTGAGGAGGCAGTGTGGGTGGCCCGCTCCAGCCTGCGCCTGCTGCGGCCCCCCTGGGACCCTGAAGCCCTGCCTAGAAAGCCCTCAACGGGCCCTGAGGAGGAGCAGGCTGAGCCAGGGGCTgccctgcccccctgccctgctgccctggACCCCAAGCAGCCTGAGGATGCTGAGGTATCCAAGATCAGCTTTGGTGGCAACCTGGGAGCTTGTGAGGAGGGTGAGGAGAAGCACCCACCAGCCCTGGGCACCCCGGCCTTGCTCCCACTGCCCCCGCCTCAGCTCCTGTCACCACCACCCAAGTCCCCAGCCTTCGCAGGCCCAGGCCGCCCTGGCGAGCAGCCCTCACCCTGCCAGGAGGGGAGCCAGGGCGGCAGCCGGAGCAGCAGTGTGGCCTCTCTGGAGAAGGGGACCGCGCCAGCTGCCCGGGCCCGCACACCCCTGACCGCAGCCCAGCAGAAATACAAGAAGGGCGATGTGGTCTGCACACCCAATGGAATTCGAAAGAAGTTCAACGGCAAGCAGTGGCGACGGCTGTGCTCGAGAGATGGCTGCATGAAGGAGTCACAGCGGCGGGGCTACTGCTCACGCCACCTGTCCATGCGAACCAAAGAGATGGAGGGCCTGGCGGACAGtggcccaggtggggctgggcggCCGGCTGGCGTGGCAGCCCGTGAGGGTAGCACCGAGTTTGACTGGGGTGATGAGACCTCTCGGGACAGTGAGGCCAGCAGTGTGGCAGCCCGAGGAGACTCACGTCCACGCCTGGTGGCCCCTGCTGACCTGTCACGCTTTGAGTTTGACGAGTGTGAAGCGGCTGTGATGTTGGTGTCACTGGGCAGCTCTCGCTCGGGCACGCCCTCCTTCTCCCCAGTCTCTACGCAGTCGCCCTTCTCGCCAGCCCCGTCACCTTCACCCTCACCACTCTTTGGCTTCCGCCCTGCCAACTTCAGCCCCATCAACGCCTCGCCAGTCATCCAGCGTACTGCTGTTCGCAGTCGCCACCTGAGCGCCAGCACCCCTAAGGCAGGTGTGCTGACTCCACCAGACCTGGGCCCCCACCCGCCGCCACCTGCTCCCCGAGAGCGCCATTCCTCCGGCATCCTACCCACCTTCCAGACCAACCTGACCTTTACTGTGCCCATTAGCCCTGGGCGACGGAAGACAGAGCTGCTTCCCCACCCAGGGGcactgggggcctctggctctggGGGCGGAGGAGCTGCCCCAGACTTCCCTAAGAGTGACAGCTTAGACTCTGGTGTGGACTCGGTGTCCCACACGCCTACACCCTCCACACCAGCTGGCTTCCGTGCTGTGTCGCCTGCCGTGCCCTTCTCCCGCTCCCGCCAGCCCTCACCGTTGCTGCTGTTGCCCCCACCTGCCGGCCTGACCTCGGATCCTGGGCCCTCCGTGCGCAGGGTGCCTGCTGTGCAGCGGGACTCACCTGTCATTGTCCGCAACCCTGATGTGCCGCTGCCCTCCAAATTCCCTGGGGAAGTGGGCGCTGCCAGTGAGGCACGGGCCGGGGGACCTGGGCGGGGCTGCCGAGAGACCCCAGTGCCCCCTGGGGTGGCCAGTGGGAAGCCTGGCCTGCCCCCACCTCTGCCGGCCCCCGTGCCCATCACTGTGCCTCCAGCCGCGCCGACTGCTGTGGCCCAGCCGATGCCCACCTTTGGCCTGGCTTCCTCGCCCTTCCAGCCGGTGGCCTTTCACCCCTCACCTGCTGCCCTGTTGCCGGTCCTGGTGCCCAGCAGCTACACCAGCCATCCTGCCCCCAAAAAGGAAGTCATCATGGGCCGGCCTGGGACAG TGTGGACAAACGTGGAACCTCGCTCTGTGGCCGTGTTCCCCTGGCACTCCTTAGTCCCCTTCTTGGCGCCCAGCCAGCCTGACCCCTCTGTGCAGCCAAGTGAAGCCCAGCAACCTGCCAGCCACCCAGTGGCCTCCAATCAGAGCAAAG AACCTGCTGAGTCGGCGGCTGTTGCTCACGAGCAGCCACCAGGCGGGACAGGGAATGCTGACCCTGGGCGGCCCCCGGGAGCTACATGCCCTGAGAGCCCAGGGCCCGGACCCCCCCACAGTTTGGGGGTGGTGGAACCTGGAAAGGGCCCCCCTCCCACCACTGAGGAGGAGGCCCCTGGTCCACCAGGAGAGCCCCGGCTGGACAGTGAGACGGAGAGTGACCATGATGATGC CTTCCTCTCCATCATGTCTCCTGAGATCCAGTTACCTCTGCCGCCTGGGAAACGCCGGACCCAGTCCCTCAGCGCCTTGCCCAAGGAACGAGACTCATCTTCAGAGAAGGATGGACGCAGCCCCAACAAG CGGGAGAAGGACCATATCCGGCGGCCCATGAATGCCTTTATGATCTTCAGCAAGCGGCACCGGGCCCTGGTCCATCAGCGTCACCCCAACCAGGACAACCGGACTGTCAGCAAGATCCTGGGCGAGTGGTGGTATGCCCTGGGACCCAAGGAGAAACAGAAGTACCACGACCTGGCCTTCCAG GTGAAAGAGGCCCACTTTAAGGCCCACCCAGACTGGAAGTGGTGCAACAAGGACCGGAAGAAGTCCAGCTCAGAGGCCAAGCCTACTAGcctggggctggcaggagggCACAAGGAGACGCGGGAGCGGAGCATGTCGGAGACAGGCACTGCCGCTGCCCCTGGAG TGTCCTCGGAACTCCTGTCTGTCACAGCCCAGACGCTCTTGAGCTCGGACACCAAGGCTCCGGGGAGCGGCTCTTGTGGGGCAGAACGTCTGCACACAGTCGGGGCACCTGGCTCAGCCCGGCCCCGAGCCTTCTCCCACAGCGGGGTCCACAGCCTCGATGGTGGGGAAGTAGACAGCCAGGCACTACAGGAACTGACTCAG ATGGTGTCTGGCCCTGCATCCTACTCTGGCCCAAAACCTTCCACGCAATATGGGGCTCCAGGCCCCTTTGCAGCCCCCAGTGAGGGAGGCACCCTGGCGGCCAGTGGGCGGCCTCCACTGCTGCCCACCCGGGCCTCCCGTTCCCAGCGTGCCGCCAGTGAGGACATGACCAGTGACGAGGAGCGCATGGTCATCTGTGAGGAGGAAGGGGATGATGATGTCATTG CTGACGATGGCTTCAGCACCACTGACATTGACCTCAAGTGCAAGGAGCGGGTGACTGACAGCGAGAGCGGAGACAGCTCTGGGGAAGACCCAGAGGGCAGCAAG GGCTTTGGCCGGAAGGTGTTCTCACCTGTGATCCGTTCCTCCTTTACCCACTGCCGTCCATCACTGGACCCTGAGCCCCCAGGGCCCCCAGATCCACCTGGAGCCTTCGGCAAAGGATATGGgcccaccccatcctcctcctcgtcctcgcctgcctcctcctcagcctcAGCAGCCACCTCCTTCCAACTGGGCTCAGGGACCTTCAAGGCCCAGGAGTCAGGTCAGGGCAGCACAACAGGCCCCCTTCGGCCCCCaccccctggggctgggggcccagcGACACCTTCTAAGGCCACCCGGTTTCTCCCCACGGATCCTGCCACCTTCCGGCGCAAGAGACCTGAAAGTGTAGGGGGCCTGGATCCACCAGGCCCCTCAGTCATTGCGGCACCTCCCAGTGGTGGGGGAAGTGTCCTGCAGACACTGGTCCTGCCCTCAAACAAGGAGGAACGGGAGGCCAGTGGAGCTCGCATGCCTTCGGCCCCAGCCCCACCGCTGGCCTATGGGGCCCCAGCAGCACCCCTGTCCCGCCCGGCTGCCACCATGGTCACCAACGTGGTCCGGCCTGTCAGCAGCACTCCTGTGCCCATTGCCTCTAAgcctttcccttcctctgcccGGGCGGAAGCGTCTCCAAATGATACAGCAGGTGGCAGGACTGAGACAGTCACTGGGTCCCGGGCACCTGGGGGCTCCCCACTAGGTGTCAGCTTAGTGTATTCAGATAAGAAGTCGGGAGCAACCACCTCAACAGCCCCACATCTGGTGGCTGGGCCCCTACTGGGCACTGTGGGGAAGGCACCTGCCACTGTCACCAACCTGCTGGTGGGCACCCCGGGCTATGGGGCCCCAGCACCCCCCGCTGTTCAGTTTATTGCCCAGGGGGGCCCTGGCAGTGGGGCAGCTGCGGGCTCAGGAGCAGGTGCTGGGAGTGGCCCCAATGGGCCAGTGCCCCTGGGCATCCTGCAGCCAGGTCCCCTGAGCAAGGCTGGGGGAATCACCCAAGTGCAGTACATTCTGCCCACGCTGCCCCAACAACTTCAAGTggcacctgccccagcccctgggaccAAGGCAGTGGCTCCCAGCGGCCCTGCACCCACTACCAGCATCCGTTTCACCCTCCCGCCGGGCACCTCCACCAACGGCAAAGTCCTGGCTGCCACTGCGCCCACTCCTGGCATCCCCATCCTGCAGTCTGTACCCTCTGCCCCGCCCCCCAAAG CCCAGTCAGTTTCTCCTGTGCAGGCCCCTCCCCCAGGTGGCTCAGCCCAGCTGCTACCCGGGAAGGTACTGGTGCCCTTGGCCACCCCTAGCATGTCAGTGCGGGGTGGAGGGGCCGGCCAGCCACTGCCCCTGGTGAGCCCACCCTTCTCAGTACCTGTGCAGAATGGTGCTCAGCCACCCAGCAAG ATCATCCAGCTGACTCCGGTACCTGTGAGCACACCCAGCGGCCTGGTGCCGCCCCTCAGCCCAGCCTCGCTCCCTGGACCCACCTCTCAGCCTCAGAAGGTCCTGCTGCCCTCCTCTACCAG AATCACCTATGTGCAGTCAGCCAGCGGGCATGCGCTGCCCCTGGGCACCAGTCCTGCGTCTAGTCAGGCTGGAACAGTCACTTCGTACGGACCCACGAGCTCGGTAGCCCTAGGCTTCACCTCACTGGGGCCCAGTGGCCCCGCCTTCGTGCAGCCCTTGCTTTCAG GCCAAGCCCCGCTGCTGGCTCCCGGCCAGGTGGGCGTGTCGCCTGTGCCCAGTCCCCAGCTGCCTCCCAGCTGCACAGCCCCCAGTGGTCCTGTCATCACAGCGTTTTACCCCGGcagccccatccccacctcctcaGCATCCCTGGCCCAGCCATCTCAGGCTCCACCAGGCCTGGTCTACACTGTGGCCACCAGCACCACCCCACCTGCTGCCACCATCCTGCCCAAGGGCCCATCGGCCCCTGCCACTGCCACCCCGGCCCCTACCAGCCCTTTCCCTAGTGCCACAG CAGGCTCCATGACCTACAGCTTAGTGGCCCCCAAAGCCCAGCGGCCCACCCCTAAGGCCCCCCAGAAAGTGAAGGCGGCCATCGCCAGCATTCCTGTGGGCTCCTTTGAGGCAGGTGCCCCTGGGCGGCCAGGCCCTGCACCCCGTCAGCCCTTGGAGCCTGGCCCAGCCCGTGAGCCCTCTGCATCTGAGTCTGAGCTGGAGGGGCAGCCTACAACGCCGGCCCCCCCACTGCCCCCAGAGACCTGGGTTCCCCCAGCCCGGAGCAgtcccccgccacccccacctgCTGAGGAGCGGACCAGCTCCAAGGGGCCTGAGACCATG TCTCTGTCTCAGGCCAGCAAATTCCCAAGCTCATCTTCAGACTGGCGCGTCCCTGGGCTGGGTCTGGAGAACCGTGGGGagcctcccacccctcccagcccGGCCCCggctccagcctcagcccctggtagcagcagcggcagcagcgagggcagcagtgggagggcagctggggacaCCCCTGAGCGCAAGGAGGCGGCCAGTACCGGCAAGAAGGTGAAGGTGCGGCCCCCGCCCCTGAAGAAGACCTTTGACTCTGTGGACAA CAGGGTCCTGTCGGAGGTGGACTTCGAAGAGCGCTTTGCTGAGCTGCCCGAGTTTCGGCCTGAGGAGGTGCTGCCCTCGCCCACCCTGCAGTCTCTGGCCACCTCACCCCGGGCCATCCTGGGCTCCTACCGCAAGAAGAGAAAGAACTCCACTG ACCTGGACTCTGCCCCTGAGGACCCCACCTCGCCCAAGCGCAAGATGAGGAGACGCTCCAGCTGCAGCTCAGAGCCCAACACCCCCAAGAGTGCCAAGTGCGAGGGGGACATCTTCACCTTTGACCGTACAGGTGCTG GTACAGAAGCTGAGGATGTGCTCGGGGAGCTGGAATATGAGAAAGTGCCATACTCATCACTACGGCGCACCCTGGACCAGCGCCGGGCCCTAGTCATGCAGCTCTTCCAGGACCATGGCTTCTTCCCATCAG CCCAGGCCACAGCAGCCTTCCAGGCCCGCTACGCAGACATCTTCCCCTCCAAGGTCTGTCTGCAGTTGAAGATCCGTGAGGTTCGCCAGAAGATCATGCAGGCGGCCACTCCCACAGAGCAGCCCCCCGGAGCTGAGGCCCCCCTCCCTGGACCACCCCCCACTGGCACTGCTGCTGCCCctgtccccactcccagccctgctGGGGGCCCTGACCCCACCTCACCTGGCTCGGACTCTGGCACGACCCCGGCTGCCCCGCCACTGCCTCCACCCCCAGAGCCAGGGCCTGGACAAcctggctgggaggggccccCTCAACCCTCACCACCCCCTTCTGGCCCCTCCACAGCTGCCACAGGCAGGTGA